In Candidatus Methylopumilus universalis, one DNA window encodes the following:
- the mfd gene encoding transcription-repair coupling factor, whose product MPLEANYQSKESLSTAEIDGSDSYSLVKYIRDEIVKSKKSLAIFTETAFEARRLMEEMLWFSPNLKINLLPDWETLPYDHFSPHPDLISERLLTLYQVTQKSFDVVIIPVTTALHLLPPKSYIQLFSFHFRKGQKVDIEAFKNQLTLNGYMNVVRVMAPGEFSVRGSLIDLFPMGSIVPYRLDFFDNEIDSIRTFDVDTQRTLYPVNEIKLLPARECPMDENSISTFRQNYRERFEGDPSRSSIYKDISKGIPIGGIEWYMPLFFEEMSDIFSYFSDDTIIYKHGNLDLACSHFWHETEKRFRLFAYDAERPILEPQNLLIKPDQFFKSINAYKKFDLKRVEVNEKIPDISIDRKNIKPLAKLENFIIENPKRVFILTDNLGRRETVSELLKLAGINFKATDDWSSAADISDQVVLTVSPIHQGYISSEHVVITESELYVNTVRQTRRRHRDKNFSTDAMIRDLSELKEGDPIVHEQYGVGRFKGLFNLDFGEGESEFLLLQYFGDDKLYVPVSNLDLISRYSGGPAETAPLHRLGSDQWDKAKKKALKQIHDTAADLLNIYSQRSIKKGYAFKINLQDYERFTDGFPFEETDDQLTAINAVINDMESQKPMDRLICGDVGFGKTEVALRAAFIAANDGKQVAILVPTTLLAEQHYNNFMDRFSDSAIRIAEISRFKSKKEQAESLIKLANGEIDIIIGTHRLIQNDIKFRNLGLIIIDEEHRFGVRQKELLKSMRAEVDVLTLTATPIPRTLSMAMEGLREFSIISTPPQKRLSIKTFVNNYSEGIIREAVLREFNRGGQVYFLHNDVDTIASMKEKLEKLIPEGVIEIAHGQMRERELERVMHDFYQQKANILLCTTIIETGIDIPSANTIIMNRADMFGLAQLHQLRGRVGRSHHQAYAYLLIDPDRKISGHAQKRLEAIQLLEDLGAGYYLAIHDLEIRGAGELLGDNQSGQMHEIGFNLYVEMLNYAVKQLKIGKKLSLDTPLQKNTEINLHTPAIITNAYCGDINERLVLYKRLSGLNEEEQLTEMKEELIDRFGVMPEQTQSLISFHDLRIFIQHLDIKKIDASDVSIQITFASDSKIDPLKLIKLLSEDKRCRMNGPDKIKISVSLSDILERVKFIKDFLSKILLT is encoded by the coding sequence ATGCCATTAGAAGCAAATTATCAAAGTAAAGAATCACTATCAACGGCTGAAATTGACGGCTCTGATAGTTATTCTCTAGTTAAATATATTCGAGATGAAATTGTTAAAAGTAAAAAGTCTTTAGCAATTTTTACGGAGACAGCATTTGAAGCAAGGCGTCTTATGGAAGAGATGCTTTGGTTTAGTCCAAATTTAAAAATTAACTTATTACCCGATTGGGAGACTCTTCCTTACGATCACTTTTCACCGCACCCAGATCTAATATCAGAAAGACTTCTAACTCTTTATCAAGTCACTCAGAAAAGTTTTGATGTAGTTATTATTCCAGTAACTACAGCTCTTCACTTATTACCCCCTAAAAGTTATATACAACTATTTAGCTTTCATTTTCGTAAAGGCCAAAAAGTTGATATTGAGGCTTTTAAAAACCAACTAACATTAAATGGATATATGAATGTGGTTCGCGTCATGGCTCCTGGGGAATTTTCAGTAAGGGGAAGTCTTATTGATCTATTCCCTATGGGCAGCATAGTGCCGTATCGCTTAGATTTCTTTGATAACGAAATTGATTCAATTCGAACATTCGATGTTGATACACAAAGAACACTTTACCCAGTCAATGAAATTAAGTTACTTCCTGCCCGTGAATGTCCCATGGATGAAAATTCTATTAGTACATTTCGACAAAATTATCGAGAGCGTTTTGAAGGAGATCCTTCCCGCTCTTCTATTTACAAAGATATTAGCAAGGGCATACCCATTGGCGGCATTGAGTGGTACATGCCGCTATTTTTTGAAGAGATGAGTGATATTTTTAGTTATTTTTCAGATGACACGATCATTTATAAACACGGTAATCTTGATCTTGCTTGCAGTCATTTTTGGCATGAAACCGAAAAACGATTTCGGTTGTTTGCTTATGATGCTGAGAGGCCAATTTTAGAGCCTCAAAATCTTTTAATTAAACCCGATCAATTTTTTAAATCTATCAATGCCTATAAGAAGTTTGATTTAAAGCGCGTAGAAGTAAATGAAAAAATCCCTGATATATCTATTGACCGAAAGAACATTAAACCTTTAGCGAAGCTTGAAAATTTTATTATAGAAAATCCTAAAAGAGTTTTTATTTTGACGGATAACTTGGGTCGTCGAGAAACTGTCTCTGAACTTCTAAAGTTAGCTGGCATTAATTTTAAGGCGACAGATGATTGGTCATCGGCTGCAGATATAAGCGATCAAGTGGTGTTGACTGTCAGCCCAATACATCAGGGCTATATTTCATCTGAGCATGTTGTAATTACAGAATCCGAGCTTTATGTAAATACTGTGCGTCAAACAAGAAGACGTCATCGTGATAAAAATTTCTCAACTGATGCAATGATACGTGATTTGTCTGAATTAAAAGAAGGTGACCCTATTGTGCATGAGCAGTATGGTGTAGGCCGATTTAAAGGATTGTTTAATTTAGATTTTGGTGAAGGGGAGAGTGAATTCTTACTTTTACAGTATTTTGGTGACGATAAACTTTATGTACCTGTATCCAATTTAGACCTTATCTCAAGATACTCGGGAGGTCCGGCTGAAACTGCGCCTTTGCATAGGCTGGGTTCAGATCAATGGGATAAGGCGAAGAAAAAAGCCTTAAAACAAATTCATGATACTGCTGCAGACCTCTTAAACATTTATTCACAGCGCTCCATTAAAAAAGGCTACGCCTTTAAAATTAATTTACAGGATTATGAGAGATTCACCGATGGATTTCCATTCGAAGAAACCGATGATCAACTAACAGCAATTAATGCTGTGATCAATGATATGGAGTCTCAAAAGCCGATGGATCGTCTTATATGTGGCGATGTGGGGTTTGGCAAGACGGAGGTTGCATTAAGGGCGGCTTTTATTGCAGCTAATGATGGAAAGCAAGTTGCCATATTAGTCCCAACAACACTCCTTGCTGAACAGCATTACAATAATTTCATGGATCGTTTTTCAGATTCAGCTATTAGAATTGCAGAAATTTCTCGTTTTAAATCTAAAAAAGAACAAGCTGAGTCACTCATTAAATTAGCTAATGGTGAGATCGATATCATTATTGGCACACATAGACTTATTCAAAATGATATTAAATTTAGAAATTTAGGGTTAATTATTATTGATGAAGAGCACCGTTTTGGTGTGCGTCAGAAAGAATTACTTAAATCCATGCGAGCAGAAGTTGATGTCTTAACTCTTACAGCGACTCCAATTCCTCGAACGTTATCTATGGCTATGGAAGGTTTGCGAGAGTTTTCTATTATTTCTACTCCCCCACAAAAACGTTTATCAATTAAAACATTCGTAAATAACTATTCAGAAGGCATTATTCGTGAAGCAGTTTTAAGAGAATTTAATCGAGGCGGCCAAGTGTATTTCTTACACAACGATGTTGACACTATTGCTTCGATGAAAGAAAAATTAGAAAAGTTAATACCTGAAGGGGTAATTGAGATTGCACACGGACAAATGAGAGAGCGAGAGCTTGAAAGAGTGATGCATGATTTTTATCAACAAAAGGCTAACATCTTGCTTTGTACAACAATTATTGAAACCGGTATTGATATTCCATCAGCGAATACAATCATAATGAATCGTGCAGACATGTTTGGACTAGCTCAACTTCACCAATTAAGGGGTCGGGTGGGGAGGTCTCATCATCAAGCATACGCATATTTGCTTATTGATCCAGATAGAAAGATTAGTGGCCACGCACAAAAACGATTGGAAGCTATTCAGCTTCTTGAAGATTTAGGTGCAGGGTATTATCTTGCTATTCATGATTTGGAGATTCGAGGAGCAGGGGAGTTGTTAGGTGACAATCAGAGTGGGCAAATGCATGAAATTGGATTTAATCTGTATGTAGAAATGCTTAATTATGCTGTGAAGCAACTCAAAATTGGCAAAAAATTAAGTCTTGATACCCCGCTTCAAAAAAATACAGAAATTAATCTTCATACCCCAGCCATCATTACTAATGCTTATTGTGGCGACATTAATGAAAGACTTGTTCTCTATAAGCGCTTGTCAGGACTTAATGAGGAAGAGCAATTAACCGAAATGAAAGAAGAACTAATAGATCGTTTTGGTGTGATGCCCGAACAAACACAATCTCTTATTTCTTTTCATGATTTAAGAATTTTTATTCAACATCTTGATATTAAAAAAATAGATGCAAGTGATGTATCAATTCAAATCACATTTGCGAGTGACAGCAAAATTGACCCTCTCAAGCTTATTAAGTTGCTAAGTGAAGACAAGCGTTGCCGTATGAATGGACCAGACAAGATTAAGATATCTGTTTCACTTTCCGATATCTTAGAGCGTGTAAAATTTATTAAAGACTTCTTAAGTAAAATACTTTTGACTTGA
- the serS gene encoding serine--tRNA ligase encodes MIDIQILRNDIGIAKDKLLSRGFDLDVATFQALENVRKDLQVKTQDLQEKRNSISKEIGISKSKNENTDLLMKSVNALSDDLKAGESELAELQEKINQFMLNIPNIPHDSTPIGKSENDNQVVKTVGEPRKFNFKVKDHVDVGAPHGLNFDLGAKLSGARFVVIEGKLAKLHRAITQYMLDTQTDKHGYKECYTPYLVNSDSLIGTGQLPKFEADLFSLSHNESKLYLIPTSEVTLTNFVRDEVVKQSDLPIKLTAHTPCFRSEAGSYGKDTRGMIRQHQFDKVEMVQIVHPDKSYDALDEMVSHAEFILTSLELPYRLLSLCTGDMGFGAAKTFDLEVWLPSQNTYREISSVSNCEAFQARRLKARFKSEDGKNLFVHTLNGSGLAVGRTLVAIIENYQNEDGSITIPKVLVPYMSGIEKI; translated from the coding sequence ATGATTGATATTCAAATACTAAGAAACGATATTGGGATTGCTAAAGATAAGCTCTTAAGCAGAGGATTTGATCTTGATGTAGCTACCTTTCAAGCATTGGAAAATGTAAGAAAAGATCTGCAAGTTAAGACGCAAGATCTTCAAGAAAAAAGAAATTCCATCTCAAAAGAAATTGGTATTTCTAAATCTAAAAATGAAAATACTGATTTACTGATGAAGAGCGTTAATGCACTTTCAGATGATTTAAAGGCTGGCGAATCAGAATTAGCAGAGCTGCAAGAAAAGATTAATCAATTCATGCTAAATATCCCTAATATTCCTCATGATTCTACCCCGATAGGTAAGTCCGAAAACGACAACCAAGTTGTGAAGACAGTTGGCGAGCCTAGAAAATTTAATTTCAAAGTTAAGGATCATGTCGATGTAGGTGCTCCGCATGGTCTTAATTTCGATTTAGGTGCAAAGCTCTCAGGCGCTCGTTTTGTTGTAATTGAAGGTAAGCTTGCGAAATTACATCGGGCTATTACGCAATATATGCTTGATACTCAAACAGATAAACATGGCTATAAGGAATGTTATACACCTTATTTGGTTAATAGCGATTCATTAATAGGCACAGGGCAGCTACCTAAATTTGAAGCTGATCTTTTTAGTCTTTCACATAACGAAAGTAAATTGTATTTAATCCCAACTTCTGAGGTGACTCTCACAAATTTTGTTCGTGACGAAGTCGTTAAGCAGTCTGACCTTCCTATTAAATTGACTGCTCATACACCTTGCTTTAGATCAGAAGCAGGATCTTACGGTAAAGATACTCGGGGCATGATTAGACAGCATCAATTTGATAAAGTTGAGATGGTTCAGATTGTGCATCCAGACAAAAGTTATGATGCGCTAGATGAAATGGTTTCCCATGCTGAATTTATACTTACCTCACTAGAGCTTCCATATCGATTACTATCCTTATGCACAGGTGATATGGGTTTTGGAGCTGCGAAAACCTTCGACTTGGAAGTTTGGCTTCCATCACAAAATACTTATCGTGAAATTTCGTCTGTTTCAAATTGTGAAGCGTTTCAAGCAAGACGCTTAAAGGCAAGGTTTAAGAGTGAGGATGGAAAAAATTTATTTGTTCACACGCTAAATGGTTCTGGACTTGCAGTAGGTAGAACATTGGTAGCGATTATTGAAAACTATCAGAATGAAGATGGCAGTATTACGATACCTAAAGTCTTAGTTCCTTATATGAGTGGTATTGAAAAGATTTAG
- the rpiA gene encoding ribose 5-phosphate isomerase A codes for MNDKELVAQQALQYVSENMIIGLGTGSTANCFIDALAKRNKEEKLNIRTVSSSVVSMIKAKEAGLPIIAMEQINEIDLYIDGADEITPDLTLLKGRGYDLVREKLLARSAKKFIVIADESKIVENIGDNFPVPSEVQPFAWELVKNILMKKGTGDIRINSAKDGYAITSCGNFVLDFNYTEKNIEKLNALLCQTPGIVEHGIFYNIAHGALISSNGKVREIWKN; via the coding sequence ATGAATGATAAAGAATTAGTCGCGCAGCAAGCCTTACAATATGTTAGCGAGAATATGATTATCGGCTTGGGTACAGGATCAACCGCTAACTGCTTCATTGACGCTTTAGCTAAGCGAAATAAAGAAGAAAAGCTAAACATAAGAACAGTATCAAGCTCTGTGGTAAGCATGATTAAAGCAAAAGAAGCTGGCTTACCAATTATAGCTATGGAGCAAATCAATGAAATTGATCTTTATATTGATGGTGCAGACGAAATTACACCAGACCTTACTTTACTTAAAGGACGCGGTTACGATCTCGTTCGAGAGAAGCTGTTAGCTCGATCTGCTAAAAAATTTATTGTTATTGCTGACGAATCTAAAATTGTTGAAAATATTGGAGATAACTTTCCTGTTCCTTCTGAAGTTCAACCTTTTGCATGGGAGCTTGTCAAAAATATCTTAATGAAAAAAGGAACAGGCGACATTAGAATTAACTCAGCAAAAGATGGATATGCAATTACCTCTTGCGGTAATTTCGTACTCGATTTTAATTATACTGAAAAAAATATTGAAAAATTAAACGCGCTTCTGTGTCAAACACCTGGGATTGTAGAACATGGTATTTTTTACAATATCGCCCATGGCGCTTTAATTAGTAGCAATGGAAAAGTTCGTGAGATTTGGAAAAACTAA
- a CDS encoding DNA translocase FtsK gives MFFKKKSESGKASQTPQDNKLSGIKSKLTREAWWLSLIFLGFYLTITLATYSSQDPSWSHSVSGTHSIHNAGGIIGSYLSDLLLYIFGLSSWWLSFLCFFSIWLLYPQYNKDLKGYRSFLLFNYFGFFLLISASSAFEAGHLIDLPAQFPLSQGGLLGRLFDQALRSSLGYVGSSIFLITSIAIGFSLFTGWSWLKISEHSGHFTFALFQRGQYRYRDWQDRKHGRIIEQQRLELLESERRKSENRSPVNIESPDVQIKKSERVQKEKQIPLFNFSDNLLPPLHLLDQPSHQVEPQSPETIEFISRLIEKKLMDFGIEAKVISAQPGPVITRYEFEPAPGVKGSQVTNLSKDLARALSVVSVRVVETIPGKTCMGLEIPNPKRQIVYLSEIMSSQTFADTSASLTIALGKDISGRPEVADLSKMPHVLIAGTTGSGKSVAINALILSLLYKANSEKVRMIFIDPKMLELSVYEGIPHLLAPVVTDMRQAANALNWCVGEMERRYKLMSMLGVRNLAGYNQKIKDSMKDGSPIADPVNPENTEPLSEMPLIVIVIDELADLMMVVGKKIEELIARLAQKARASGIHLVLATQRPSVDVITGLIKANIPARIAFQVSSKIDSRTILDQMGAETLLGQGDMLYQPAGSGYPQRIHGAFVSDQEVHKVVSYLKSHGEPNYIEGILTNETSESGDYGDSSSNFSGEKDPLYDEAVELVLRTRKPSISSVQRHLRIGYNRAARIIEDMERAGLVSAMQSNGNRDILAPNQNE, from the coding sequence TTGTTTTTTAAAAAAAAATCAGAATCTGGAAAAGCTAGCCAAACTCCACAGGATAATAAACTTAGTGGGATTAAAAGTAAGCTCACACGCGAAGCTTGGTGGTTAAGTTTAATTTTTTTAGGCTTTTATTTAACCATCACCCTTGCGACATACTCTAGCCAAGATCCGTCGTGGTCTCATAGCGTCAGTGGCACACATTCAATTCATAATGCTGGCGGAATTATTGGTTCGTATTTATCTGATTTACTCCTCTATATTTTCGGTTTATCAAGCTGGTGGCTGAGTTTCTTATGTTTCTTTAGTATTTGGCTTCTCTACCCTCAATACAATAAAGATTTAAAAGGCTATCGCTCTTTTTTGCTTTTTAATTATTTTGGTTTCTTTCTATTAATTTCTGCTTCATCTGCTTTTGAAGCAGGTCACTTAATAGACCTTCCAGCCCAATTTCCACTAAGCCAAGGCGGCTTGCTTGGAAGATTATTCGACCAAGCATTGCGTTCGTCTTTAGGTTATGTCGGCTCAAGTATTTTCTTGATCACATCGATTGCGATCGGATTCAGCTTATTTACAGGATGGTCATGGCTTAAAATTTCAGAGCATTCTGGACACTTTACTTTCGCTCTATTCCAAAGAGGTCAGTATCGATATAGAGATTGGCAAGATCGCAAACATGGGAGAATTATTGAGCAGCAGAGATTAGAGCTCTTAGAGAGTGAACGAAGAAAATCTGAAAATAGATCCCCAGTTAATATTGAGTCTCCGGACGTACAAATTAAAAAGAGTGAGCGCGTACAAAAAGAGAAACAAATTCCATTATTTAATTTTAGTGACAATTTACTACCACCTCTTCATCTTCTAGATCAGCCATCTCATCAAGTCGAACCTCAATCACCAGAAACAATTGAATTTATATCCCGACTCATTGAAAAGAAATTAATGGACTTTGGTATTGAAGCCAAAGTAATTTCAGCCCAACCTGGTCCTGTGATTACCCGTTATGAGTTTGAGCCAGCACCAGGGGTTAAGGGTAGTCAAGTCACTAACTTATCGAAAGATTTAGCGCGCGCATTGTCTGTAGTGAGTGTTCGTGTTGTTGAAACCATTCCTGGTAAAACATGTATGGGCTTAGAGATACCCAATCCTAAAAGGCAGATTGTTTACTTGTCTGAAATTATGAGCTCTCAAACCTTTGCAGATACGAGCGCTTCTCTCACAATTGCTTTAGGAAAAGATATTTCTGGTCGCCCAGAGGTTGCTGATTTATCGAAAATGCCACATGTATTAATTGCAGGTACTACGGGTTCGGGTAAGTCGGTTGCGATCAATGCATTAATTTTAAGTCTACTTTACAAGGCCAACTCTGAAAAAGTGAGGATGATTTTCATTGATCCTAAAATGCTTGAGTTATCTGTTTATGAAGGAATACCGCACTTATTAGCGCCGGTCGTAACTGATATGCGTCAAGCTGCCAACGCATTAAATTGGTGTGTAGGTGAAATGGAAAGACGTTATAAGCTGATGTCGATGTTGGGCGTTCGAAACTTAGCTGGTTACAATCAAAAAATTAAAGACAGCATGAAGGATGGCTCTCCTATTGCAGATCCTGTAAACCCAGAAAATACTGAACCATTATCTGAAATGCCACTGATTGTGATTGTGATTGATGAGCTTGCAGATTTAATGATGGTAGTAGGCAAAAAAATTGAAGAGCTCATTGCTAGACTTGCTCAAAAAGCTAGAGCTTCTGGTATCCATTTAGTGTTAGCTACACAAAGACCATCAGTAGACGTGATCACAGGACTCATTAAAGCTAATATTCCTGCAAGAATTGCATTCCAGGTATCTAGCAAAATTGATTCCAGAACAATCTTAGATCAAATGGGTGCCGAGACGTTACTTGGACAGGGTGATATGTTATATCAGCCAGCAGGCTCAGGTTATCCTCAAAGAATTCACGGAGCATTTGTTTCTGATCAAGAAGTACATAAAGTTGTGAGCTATCTTAAGTCACATGGTGAGCCAAATTATATTGAAGGTATTTTAACCAATGAAACTTCAGAGAGCGGGGATTATGGCGACTCATCTTCGAATTTCTCAGGCGAAAAAGATCCGCTTTATGATGAGGCTGTGGAATTGGTATTGCGAACAAGAAAGCCATCCATCTCTTCAGTTCAAAGACACTTGCGTATTGGATATAACCGTGCCGCAAGAATTATTGAGGATATGGAAAGAGCCGGACTTGTTTCAGCAATGCAAAGCAATGGTAATAGAGATATCCTAGCTCCAAATCAAAATGAATAA
- the trxB gene encoding thioredoxin-disulfide reductase has protein sequence MAKHAQLIILGSGPAGYSAAVYAARANLNPVLITGIAQGGQLMTTTDVDNWPADPDGVMGPELMERFEKHAKRFNTEIVFDHIHTTHLKEKPIRLIGDSSEYTCDALIISTGASAKYLGLDSETAFLGKGVSACATCDGFFYKNQEVAVVGGGNTAVEEALYLSNIANKVTLIHRRDKFKAEAIQMDKIHDRVKEGKIVLETFKTLEEVLGDASGVTGIKIKDVNTNESKSIALKGVFIAIGHQPNTSIFESQLDMENGYIITNAGRHGNFTATSIPGVFAAGDVQDHIYRQAVTSAGTGCMAALDAERFLTK, from the coding sequence ATGGCAAAACATGCCCAACTTATCATCTTAGGCTCTGGTCCAGCAGGCTATTCTGCTGCAGTTTATGCTGCCAGAGCAAACCTTAATCCCGTTCTTATCACAGGGATTGCTCAAGGGGGTCAATTAATGACTACGACAGATGTTGATAATTGGCCTGCAGATCCTGATGGGGTTATGGGGCCTGAGCTTATGGAACGCTTTGAAAAACATGCTAAGCGCTTCAACACTGAAATTGTGTTTGACCATATTCATACAACACACCTTAAAGAAAAACCTATTCGACTTATTGGGGACTCATCTGAGTACACTTGTGACGCACTTATTATTTCAACTGGTGCATCAGCAAAATATCTTGGATTAGATAGTGAAACTGCATTTTTAGGCAAGGGTGTTTCTGCTTGTGCAACATGCGATGGCTTTTTTTATAAAAACCAAGAGGTAGCTGTTGTTGGTGGCGGAAATACAGCTGTCGAAGAGGCGCTCTATCTATCCAATATCGCAAATAAAGTGACATTAATTCACAGGCGCGACAAATTCAAAGCTGAAGCTATTCAAATGGATAAAATTCACGATCGCGTGAAAGAAGGAAAAATTGTCCTTGAAACATTTAAAACTCTAGAGGAAGTTCTAGGTGATGCTTCAGGCGTAACTGGAATCAAAATTAAAGATGTAAATACAAATGAAAGTAAATCGATAGCACTCAAAGGTGTTTTTATTGCCATTGGTCATCAACCTAATACCTCAATCTTCGAAAGTCAGTTGGATATGGAAAATGGTTATATCATCACAAATGCGGGTCGTCATGGTAATTTTACTGCGACTTCAATACCTGGCGTATTTGCAGCTGGGGATGTTCAAGATCATATTTATCGCCAAGCAGTAACAAGTGCTGGAACCGGTTGTATGGCAGCCCTCGATGCAGAAAGATTTTTAACGAAATAA
- a CDS encoding replication-associated recombination protein A: MNQMFEPNQSQLPLAEYLRPKFVGEIAGQKHILGEGKSLRVAIESGNLPSMILWGPPGVGKTTIARVIANSIDAEFISVSAVLSGVKDIREAIDKAQLNLQQYNKKTILFVDEVHRFNKSQQDAFLLHVESGLITFIGATTENPSFEVNSALLSRSQVYVLKTLDEEDLFSIYEKAKIYIAPEIEVDHEAQQEIIAHVNGDARRLLNFLELLFNTAKSLKANKIDRDFLKKTITSKIRRFDKGGDQFYDQISALHKSVRGSDPNAALYWLHRMLDGGADPLYLARRIVRIAVEDIGLADPKGQTMALEAYQIYERLGSPEGELALSNAVIYLSIAAKSNAAYMAFNEVKAFVAEGDNSDVPVHLRNAPTKLMKELDYGKNYRYAHNEPDAYAVGEKYFPDNLDPIEFYKPTTRGLEGKILEKMNYLKSQDKQKK, translated from the coding sequence ATGAATCAAATGTTCGAACCTAATCAATCTCAATTGCCACTTGCTGAGTATTTAAGGCCTAAATTTGTTGGCGAAATAGCAGGACAAAAACATATTTTAGGTGAGGGCAAGTCTTTGCGTGTAGCTATTGAATCTGGCAATTTACCTTCAATGATTTTATGGGGGCCGCCAGGCGTAGGAAAAACTACTATTGCTCGAGTCATCGCTAATTCTATTGATGCAGAATTTATATCTGTATCTGCAGTGCTATCTGGCGTTAAAGATATTCGAGAAGCTATAGATAAAGCCCAGCTTAATTTGCAGCAATATAATAAAAAAACAATTTTATTTGTAGATGAAGTTCATCGCTTTAATAAAAGTCAGCAAGATGCATTTTTGCTACATGTTGAATCAGGATTAATTACTTTTATTGGAGCGACTACAGAGAACCCATCTTTTGAAGTTAATTCAGCTTTATTAAGTCGATCTCAAGTTTATGTTTTAAAAACGCTTGATGAAGAAGATCTTTTTTCAATTTATGAAAAAGCTAAGATATACATTGCGCCAGAAATCGAGGTGGATCATGAAGCACAGCAAGAGATTATTGCTCATGTGAATGGCGATGCTAGAAGACTGCTCAATTTTCTAGAATTGCTCTTTAATACAGCAAAATCTTTAAAAGCCAATAAAATTGATCGAGACTTTTTAAAGAAAACAATTACAAGCAAGATACGACGTTTTGATAAAGGTGGAGATCAATTTTACGACCAAATTTCAGCGCTTCATAAATCTGTGAGAGGGTCTGATCCAAATGCTGCTTTATATTGGCTTCATCGTATGTTAGATGGAGGCGCTGATCCACTTTATTTGGCGAGAAGAATCGTTAGAATCGCTGTTGAGGACATAGGCTTAGCTGATCCAAAGGGGCAAACTATGGCGCTCGAAGCTTACCAGATATATGAACGCCTTGGTTCACCTGAGGGTGAGTTAGCGCTTTCTAACGCAGTGATTTACCTATCAATTGCCGCCAAAAGCAATGCGGCATATATGGCTTTTAATGAAGTAAAAGCATTTGTAGCCGAAGGAGATAATAGTGATGTACCAGTTCATCTTCGAAATGCCCCGACTAAGCTGATGAAAGAGTTAGATTACGGAAAAAACTACCGTTATGCTCACAATGAACCTGATGCTTATGCGGTGGGTGAAAAATATTTTCCAGATAATTTAGACCCTATTGAATTTTATAAGCCTACAACTCGAGGATTAGAGGGTAAAATTCTCGAAAAAATGAATTATTTAAAATCTCAGGACAAGCAAAAGAAATAG
- the lolA gene encoding outer membrane lipoprotein chaperone LolA: protein MNKLFFVFLMLSLNVFAEGISDLNAFVNNVSSMSSEFSQVVLDKKGSKLQDVEGVMLFKRPNKFRWDYLKPYQNQIISDGDRLYMYDQDLRQVSINSIAKVGGSTPLLIIAGKNIEKYFTLKNIESQAGDESSQNIKWVEAIPKEEGAGFSKVMLGLTENKLSVMKIVDAFEHITTISFKNAKYNVSLSDNDFLFKLPNGVDVVQNGGVPTNLSTTSNPNKNKDAELIAFANDWANAWSAKDIDLYLSKYAQDFKTPNGGAFSLWQTSRRQKISSQGKILVEIEDIKLSMKTENSARIQFKQKYTSDKLTEMSNKSLVVKKIDGRWLIQEEISGK, encoded by the coding sequence ATGAATAAACTGTTTTTTGTTTTTCTAATGCTTTCTTTAAATGTATTTGCAGAAGGCATCTCAGATCTAAATGCTTTTGTAAATAATGTATCAAGCATGTCTTCTGAATTTAGTCAGGTTGTTTTAGATAAAAAGGGTTCTAAACTTCAAGATGTTGAAGGTGTAATGCTATTTAAAAGACCTAACAAGTTTAGATGGGATTATTTAAAGCCATATCAAAATCAAATTATCAGCGATGGTGATCGATTGTATATGTACGATCAAGATCTTAGACAAGTTTCTATTAATTCGATAGCCAAAGTGGGCGGCTCAACTCCGCTTTTAATTATCGCAGGCAAAAACATTGAAAAATATTTCACTCTTAAAAATATAGAATCTCAGGCTGGAGATGAATCCAGTCAAAATATTAAATGGGTCGAGGCTATTCCGAAGGAAGAAGGTGCTGGATTTAGTAAAGTCATGCTTGGTTTAACTGAAAATAAATTATCAGTGATGAAAATTGTTGATGCATTTGAACATATAACAACGATTAGCTTTAAGAATGCTAAATACAATGTGAGCTTATCTGATAATGATTTTTTATTCAAACTGCCTAATGGTGTTGACGTTGTTCAAAATGGCGGTGTACCAACCAATTTATCGACAACTTCTAATCCTAATAAAAATAAAGACGCGGAGTTAATTGCTTTTGCTAATGACTGGGCGAATGCGTGGTCAGCTAAAGATATCGATCTTTATTTAAGTAAATATGCACAAGATTTTAAAACTCCTAATGGCGGTGCATTTTCTTTGTGGCAAACCTCAAGGAGACAAAAAATTTCTTCTCAAGGAAAGATTCTCGTTGAAATAGAAGATATAAAACTAAGCATGAAGACCGAAAATTCTGCTCGCATACAATTTAAACAAAAATATACCTCCGATAAGCTGACTGAGATGTCTAATAAATCGCTCGTAGTTAAAAAAATTGATGGCCGTTGGTTAATTCAAGAAGAAATCTCAGGTAAATAA